A single region of the Phycisphaerae bacterium genome encodes:
- a CDS encoding MoxR family ATPase, with protein sequence MAEPNSTDWSNDVAAVEKLRDSYKRLREELRKVIVGQDDVVEQLLVALFAGGHCILEGVPGLAKTLMISSLARCLSLSFNRIQFTPDLMPSDITGTEVITEDKSTGSRVFRFLPGPVFANVVLADEINRTPPKTQAAMLECMQERQVTVGGVRHELKPPFYVLATQNPIEQEGTYPLPEAQQDRFMFKVQIGYPSYEEELEIATKTSGEYTTDVQSIISGAEIQALQSVVRRIPAAPAVIKYALDLVRATRPGEALAVRGVKERVAWGAGPRAVQFLIVGAKARAALRGQNHVAMEDIRALAAPVLRHRVVMNFAAQAEGYTTDRFVTDLLETFQPHEGGLLADARLKEAIQG encoded by the coding sequence ATGGCTGAACCGAATTCAACGGACTGGAGCAACGACGTCGCCGCGGTCGAGAAGCTACGGGATTCATACAAACGCCTTCGCGAGGAACTGCGAAAGGTGATCGTCGGCCAGGATGACGTGGTCGAGCAACTGCTGGTCGCGCTGTTTGCCGGAGGTCACTGCATTCTTGAAGGCGTTCCCGGATTGGCGAAGACACTGATGATATCCAGTCTTGCGCGCTGCCTTTCGCTTTCGTTCAACCGAATCCAGTTCACGCCGGACCTGATGCCGAGCGATATCACGGGCACGGAGGTGATCACTGAGGACAAGTCGACCGGTAGTCGGGTATTCCGATTTCTGCCGGGCCCGGTGTTCGCGAATGTAGTGCTGGCCGATGAAATCAATCGGACGCCGCCGAAGACTCAGGCCGCAATGCTCGAGTGCATGCAGGAAAGACAGGTGACCGTGGGCGGCGTGCGACATGAGCTTAAACCACCGTTCTACGTCCTGGCGACACAGAATCCGATTGAGCAGGAGGGCACTTATCCGCTGCCGGAAGCGCAGCAGGATCGATTCATGTTCAAGGTGCAAATCGGCTATCCGAGCTACGAGGAGGAACTGGAGATCGCCACGAAGACATCGGGTGAATACACCACCGACGTGCAGTCGATCATCAGCGGCGCGGAGATTCAGGCTCTTCAATCCGTGGTCCGGCGCATTCCCGCCGCGCCGGCCGTGATCAAGTATGCCCTGGATCTTGTTCGTGCGACACGGCCCGGCGAGGCGCTCGCCGTGCGCGGGGTGAAGGAACGTGTTGCATGGGGCGCGGGGCCGCGAGCCGTGCAGTTTCTGATTGTCGGCGCGAAGGCGCGGGCGGCGCTTCGCGGACAGAATCATGTGGCGATGGAGGATATCCGGGCGCTGGCCGCGCCGGTGCTGCGGCACCGCGTCGTGATGAACTTTGCGGCTCAGGCGGAAGGGTACACGACGGATCGTTTTGTCACGGACCTGCTGGAGACCTTTCAGCCGCACGAGGGCGGTCTTCTTGCGGACGCCCGCCTCAAGGAGGCAATCCAGGGCTGA
- a CDS encoding DUF58 domain-containing protein — translation MNETTALKYLRPDVLARIGDLELRARHVVEGFISGMHRSPYQGYSVEFAQYKEYSPGDDLRHLDWRVYGRSDRFFVKQYEEETNLRAHLLLDCSASMRYPEQDLSEGRMTKFEYAATLAASLGYLMVHQQDAAGLVLFDDEVRVNMPALSNQVHLRELIDQIDRARLEHGTNGKRLFADLTGKLARRSLVIVISDLLADAEDIASALERIRFANHEVLVLHVLDYDEREFPFQDNTLFEGIESPDLHTLVDPQTLRRGYLSALDAHISRLRSRCTNSRIEFVELSTMDPLDVALRGFLAARMKRMKTKN, via the coding sequence ATGAACGAAACGACCGCCCTGAAATACCTTCGACCTGATGTGCTTGCGAGGATCGGCGATCTGGAGCTTCGCGCGCGCCATGTGGTGGAAGGTTTCATCAGCGGCATGCATCGCAGCCCGTATCAGGGCTATTCAGTCGAATTCGCGCAGTACAAGGAATACTCTCCCGGCGACGACCTGCGGCATCTCGACTGGCGCGTGTACGGCCGCTCTGATCGGTTCTTCGTGAAGCAATACGAAGAGGAAACGAACCTGCGCGCGCACCTTCTGCTCGATTGCTCGGCTTCAATGCGTTATCCGGAGCAGGACCTGTCGGAAGGCCGAATGACCAAGTTTGAGTATGCCGCGACGCTGGCGGCCTCGCTCGGATACCTGATGGTGCATCAGCAGGATGCCGCGGGACTCGTTCTGTTTGACGATGAAGTACGTGTCAACATGCCGGCACTTTCGAATCAGGTGCACCTCAGAGAGTTGATCGATCAAATCGACCGTGCGCGGCTCGAGCACGGGACCAACGGAAAACGGCTGTTCGCCGATCTCACTGGAAAGCTGGCTCGTCGAAGTCTGGTCATCGTCATTTCCGACCTTCTGGCTGATGCCGAGGACATCGCGTCGGCGCTGGAGCGCATTCGGTTCGCAAATCATGAAGTGCTGGTCCTTCATGTCCTCGATTATGACGAAAGGGAGTTTCCCTTTCAGGATAACACGCTGTTCGAGGGCATTGAATCCCCCGACCTGCATACGCTCGTCGATCCGCAGACACTTCGACGCGGCTATTTGTCGGCGCTTGATGCCCATATTTCACGATTGCGGTCACGCTGTACGAACAGCAGAATCGAATTCGTGGAACTCTCGACGATGGATCCCCTGGATGTGGCGCTGCGCGGATTCCTCGCGGCGCGGATGAAGCGGATGAAGACGAAAAATTGA
- a CDS encoding terpene cyclase/mutase family protein, which produces MTERHKRTRIFIVRLAAMLVALTGTRVTAIAQMPPQRPPMVTEKTEEAIEKALKYLASRQSSDGSYRDSGTMGTYPVTMTSLAGMATLASGSTPTEGQYAKNLRKAVTYVLDSAQRDGLICRPGNDEETRSMYGHGFGMLFLSEVMGTEEDPERMERIRRVLQKGVELTDRSQSRLGGWLYTPDMGGDEGSVTVTQVQALRAARNAGVAVPKKVINNAMKYLEKSIQPDGGIAYRVGMVGSRPPITAAAVACWFNAGLYDDPKALKALRYCKREIGYGQSQQGVWGHFFYAHLYLSQVMYLAGDKEWSKYYPKMRDFLLSTQDDDGSWNGDSVGTVYGTAIALIILQLPYNNLPIMQR; this is translated from the coding sequence ATGACTGAGAGGCATAAGCGAACGCGGATCTTCATCGTGAGGCTGGCGGCGATGCTGGTCGCTTTGACGGGAACGCGCGTCACGGCGATTGCTCAAATGCCGCCCCAACGCCCCCCGATGGTGACGGAAAAGACCGAAGAGGCGATCGAGAAGGCTCTGAAGTACCTTGCCTCGCGACAAAGCTCCGACGGATCATATCGAGACTCCGGCACGATGGGTACGTATCCTGTCACGATGACGTCGCTTGCCGGCATGGCGACTCTTGCTTCGGGAAGCACTCCGACCGAAGGCCAATATGCGAAGAATCTGAGAAAGGCCGTCACCTATGTACTCGATTCGGCTCAGCGCGACGGTCTGATCTGTCGTCCCGGCAATGATGAAGAAACACGATCGATGTACGGGCATGGATTTGGGATGTTGTTTCTTTCCGAAGTAATGGGAACCGAAGAGGATCCGGAGCGGATGGAGCGGATTCGCCGTGTCCTGCAGAAAGGCGTGGAACTGACGGACCGGTCGCAAAGCAGGCTTGGCGGCTGGCTGTACACACCCGACATGGGCGGTGACGAAGGCAGTGTGACGGTCACGCAGGTTCAGGCGCTTCGCGCCGCTCGAAACGCGGGCGTCGCAGTGCCGAAGAAAGTCATTAATAATGCGATGAAATACCTCGAAAAGTCCATCCAGCCGGACGGCGGGATCGCGTATCGCGTCGGGATGGTGGGTTCGCGTCCGCCGATCACGGCCGCCGCGGTCGCATGCTGGTTCAATGCGGGGCTTTATGACGATCCGAAGGCATTGAAGGCGCTTCGCTACTGCAAACGCGAGATCGGCTATGGCCAGTCTCAACAGGGCGTGTGGGGACACTTTTTTTATGCACACCTTTATCTGTCGCAGGTGATGTACCTTGCGGGAGACAAGGAATGGAGCAAATACTATCCGAAGATGAGGGACTTTCTGCTTTCCACCCAGGATGACGACGGATCGTGGAATGGTGATTCCGTCGGGACCGTGTATGGAACGGCCATTGCACTGATTATCCTGCAACTCCCCTACAACAATCTACCTATTATGCAGCGGTGA